One segment of Gloeocapsopsis sp. IPPAS B-1203 DNA contains the following:
- a CDS encoding helix-turn-helix domain-containing protein: MSSRLEVLSKDANDSFVPRLELLPSAFKELGIAAQELQIAAKELHKQQQQLMAAQAIIAAERQRYCDLFEFAFESYIVTDDKGKIQEVNRAATLLFELASEDLVGKNLTDLLTEESCQHFNYNLARKYQKIKFTPPFKVNFWLPNGKRLNNVDINYITICDEREQIVGLRWLLRENVQRQSISGSSIDDEILSNSYKDRYYKGELIPINNQEIYQVCQGVVKLSTMSDTGEEVLVGLASSSMPFGASITSLDIYQATALTNNVELVRFPLTQWLDCPFRVQKLVPKLTSRLLQTELLLHISGQRRVKHRLHYLLQFLKQEIGQPVTQGTRLSVRFTHEELASACCATRVTTTRQLNKLKEQGMISIDNEHHIILLK, translated from the coding sequence ATGTCTTCTCGGTTGGAGGTATTATCTAAAGATGCCAACGATTCTTTTGTGCCTCGTTTAGAGCTACTACCATCAGCATTTAAAGAACTAGGTATAGCTGCACAAGAACTTCAAATAGCTGCCAAAGAACTGCATAAACAGCAACAACAATTGATGGCTGCACAAGCAATCATAGCTGCGGAACGTCAGCGCTATTGTGATTTATTCGAGTTTGCTTTTGAAAGCTATATTGTGACAGATGATAAAGGCAAAATTCAAGAGGTTAATCGTGCAGCAACATTACTATTTGAACTTGCTTCAGAAGACTTAGTTGGGAAGAATCTAACAGATTTACTTACAGAAGAAAGCTGTCAGCATTTTAACTATAATTTAGCAAGAAAATATCAAAAAATTAAATTCACTCCGCCGTTCAAAGTTAACTTTTGGCTACCTAATGGCAAGCGATTGAATAATGTAGATATAAATTATATTACAATTTGTGATGAACGCGAGCAAATAGTTGGTTTGCGTTGGCTGTTACGCGAGAATGTACAGCGACAATCAATATCCGGTTCAAGTATTGATGACGAGATTCTGAGCAATAGCTATAAGGATCGCTACTATAAAGGGGAACTAATTCCGATTAATAATCAAGAAATTTATCAAGTTTGCCAAGGTGTTGTTAAGCTAAGTACGATGAGCGATACAGGAGAAGAAGTTCTTGTGGGATTAGCAAGTTCCTCAATGCCTTTTGGCGCAAGTATCACTTCACTAGATATTTATCAAGCAACCGCGCTGACAAATAACGTTGAGTTAGTTCGCTTTCCCTTAACTCAGTGGCTTGATTGCCCTTTTAGAGTTCAAAAACTAGTCCCCAAACTGACTTCTCGCCTCCTTCAAACTGAGTTACTTTTACACATTTCAGGTCAGCGACGAGTCAAGCACCGCTTGCACTATCTATTACAATTTCTCAAACAAGAAATCGGTCAGCCTGTAACGCAAGGAACTCGTTTAAGTGTGCGTTTTACACATGAAGAACTTGCGAGTGCGTGTTGTGCGACACGAGTGACAACAACTCGCCAACTCAACAAACTTAAAGAGCAAGGAATGATTTCGATTGATAACGAACATCACATCATTTTGTTGAAGTAG
- a CDS encoding Crp/Fnr family transcriptional regulator has product MSKLRTSVENRLLAALPAEEYSRLVAHMEPIDLQLRQSLYEPDEPIKNVYFVRSGVVSLLSLMEDGSAVEVGTVGNEGMVGLPVFLGAKSIPGLAMAQIPGEALKMRVDVFKAQVTPSSELYSLLQRYTQALFNLIAQVAACNRLHSVEERLCRWLLMTQDRVGSSEFPLTQEFIAQMLGVRRPSVSLVAATLQKAGFIRYVRGQMTILDREGLEAASCECYAIIQREFERLVNS; this is encoded by the coding sequence GTGTCTAAGCTCCGCACTTCAGTTGAAAATCGGCTTTTAGCTGCCTTACCCGCTGAGGAATACTCGCGGTTAGTTGCTCACATGGAACCTATTGACTTACAACTTAGACAATCTCTCTACGAACCTGACGAACCGATTAAAAACGTCTATTTCGTCAGGAGTGGTGTTGTCTCTCTACTTAGCCTGATGGAAGATGGTTCAGCCGTCGAAGTAGGTACGGTAGGTAATGAAGGAATGGTAGGTTTACCCGTATTCTTGGGAGCCAAGAGTATTCCTGGTTTGGCAATGGCACAAATTCCTGGTGAGGCGTTGAAGATGCGAGTAGATGTGTTTAAAGCACAGGTCACTCCAAGTAGCGAACTTTATAGTTTGTTGCAACGCTACACGCAAGCACTGTTTAATCTCATTGCGCAAGTAGCTGCTTGCAACCGCTTGCACTCAGTAGAAGAACGATTGTGTCGTTGGTTATTGATGACTCAAGACCGAGTGGGAAGCAGCGAGTTTCCACTCACACAAGAATTCATAGCTCAAATGCTGGGCGTACGCCGCCCCAGTGTGAGTTTAGTTGCGGCAACTCTTCAGAAAGCAGGATTCATTCGCTACGTTCGCGGACAAATGACGATCCTCGACCGAGAAGGTTTAGAAGCAGCCTCTTGTGAGTGTTATGCTATCATCCAAAGAGAGTTTGAGCGTTTGGTTAATAGCTGA
- the crtO gene encoding beta-carotene ketolase CrtO produces MQAYDVVIIGAGHNALVCAAYLLKGGYSVVLLEKNSIPGGAATTQEIMQESAPGFQFNPCAIDHIFIHLGPVVRELELHKYGLEYLYCDPIAFCPHPDGKYFLAHRSVEKTCAEIEQFSPRDAKQYAEYIDFWQRVTQMIIPIFNAPPKSIIDMAGNYDAGKIKDMLSLMGPPDKTLNLMRSLFTSAKDIIEEYFDAEFLKAPLARMAGELSTSPSQKTSAIGSIMMAMRHNPGVSRPKGGTGALTQALVAAVKDLGGDILTDQHVEKVLIDDGRAVGVRVANNQEYRGNRGVISSIDAKRLFLQLIDKSDADAADPQLRSTLSRRIVHNNESILKIDCALAEPPRFSAHNHTDDYLVGSVLIADSVSHVEVAHTDCTVGKIPDADPSMYLVVPTVLDPSMAPEGKHTLWIEFFAPYQIAGAEGTGLDGTGWTDELKHKVADRVLDKLADYAPNLKNAMIARHVESPAELAKRLGVLEGNYYHLDMTFDQMMFFRPIPELANYKTPIEGLFLTGAGTHPGGAISGIPGRNCARVFLQTQQPMRHLLTDATDALKSRVKSFLKLS; encoded by the coding sequence ATGCAAGCTTACGATGTTGTTATTATTGGTGCAGGACATAATGCCCTAGTCTGCGCAGCGTATCTTTTAAAAGGAGGATACAGTGTTGTTCTGTTAGAAAAAAACTCAATACCAGGAGGTGCAGCAACAACACAAGAAATTATGCAAGAATCAGCTCCTGGTTTTCAATTTAATCCTTGTGCAATCGATCATATTTTCATTCATCTAGGTCCAGTTGTTAGAGAATTAGAACTACATAAATACGGCTTAGAATATTTATATTGCGACCCAATCGCATTTTGCCCACATCCTGATGGTAAATATTTTCTCGCTCACCGTTCGGTTGAAAAAACCTGTGCTGAAATTGAACAGTTCAGCCCTCGCGATGCCAAACAATATGCAGAGTATATCGATTTTTGGCAGCGGGTAACACAAATGATTATCCCGATATTTAATGCTCCACCAAAGTCAATTATTGATATGGCGGGAAATTATGATGCTGGCAAAATCAAAGATATGTTGTCTTTGATGGGACCTCCCGATAAAACATTAAACTTGATGCGATCGCTCTTTACCAGCGCCAAAGACATTATCGAAGAATATTTTGATGCCGAATTTCTCAAAGCGCCGCTAGCTAGAATGGCAGGAGAGTTAAGCACATCACCTTCTCAAAAAACGAGTGCGATCGGCTCAATTATGATGGCAATGCGCCACAATCCTGGTGTGAGTCGTCCCAAAGGTGGTACTGGTGCGCTAACGCAAGCCTTAGTTGCTGCAGTAAAAGATCTTGGCGGTGATATCCTCACCGACCAACACGTAGAAAAAGTTTTAATTGATGACGGACGCGCTGTTGGTGTTCGGGTGGCAAATAACCAGGAATATCGTGGAAATCGCGGCGTAATTTCGAGTATTGACGCCAAGCGCCTGTTTTTACAACTCATTGACAAAAGTGACGCTGACGCTGCCGATCCTCAATTGCGTTCTACCTTGTCGCGTCGCATTGTACATAATAATGAATCAATTCTTAAAATTGACTGTGCGCTTGCCGAACCTCCCCGCTTTAGTGCTCATAATCATACTGATGACTATTTAGTTGGTTCGGTACTTATTGCAGATTCAGTGAGTCATGTCGAAGTTGCGCACACCGACTGTACTGTAGGTAAAATTCCTGATGCAGATCCTTCCATGTATCTTGTTGTCCCAACCGTACTAGACCCCTCAATGGCACCTGAAGGTAAACATACTCTGTGGATCGAGTTTTTTGCACCCTATCAAATTGCCGGTGCAGAAGGAACAGGGTTAGACGGTACAGGCTGGACAGATGAACTTAAGCATAAAGTTGCCGATCGCGTCCTCGATAAACTCGCAGATTATGCGCCTAATCTTAAGAATGCCATGATTGCCCGACACGTAGAAAGTCCCGCAGAATTGGCAAAGCGTTTAGGAGTTTTAGAAGGAAATTACTATCACCTCGATATGACGTTTGACCAAATGATGTTTTTTCGCCCGATCCCAGAACTTGCTAACTACAAAACTCCCATTGAAGGTTTATTTCTCACAGGTGCAGGAACTCATCCTGGAGGAGCAATTTCGGGAATTCCTGGACGCAACTGCGCGCGTGTCTTTTTGCAGACACAACAACCAATGCGACATCTGTTAACGGATGCTACGGATGCGCTTAAGTCAAGGGTCAAATCTTTTTTGAAACTTTCTTAA
- a CDS encoding dienelactone hydrolase — translation MSVRAIFQAAKVADVPSPYDTIHLKVFYPAQMSGSDQEQDMGVVPADEERSPFKVVIFFNGINCGPEIYQWLAVKLAERGLVVVTFAWVSQNIPGMVALTPGVDLKNLAPNTYGTAPTASALPTLLAELERLQSQGVLAGLLDLQNIILGGHSAGGRVALESANPQFFPQVVAAFAYGAHTAAILQLGYPPNTILPLPDALPLMLIGGTCDGVIAKSSHRYGVDWEQATTPIVRTFKEAIAANRGDSYLLLLEGANHFSIAHPFDSTTGRPFLDFPATQPEAQLRNLIAEAIGLFIEAHVCHQSTAIETLNQHLVSHNPLIASFERK, via the coding sequence ATGAGTGTTCGAGCAATTTTCCAAGCAGCTAAAGTCGCAGATGTTCCTTCTCCTTACGACACCATTCACCTCAAGGTTTTCTATCCAGCCCAGATGTCAGGTAGCGATCAAGAACAGGATATGGGCGTTGTTCCTGCGGATGAAGAGCGATCGCCTTTTAAAGTGGTAATTTTCTTTAATGGTATCAACTGCGGTCCTGAAATTTATCAATGGCTTGCTGTGAAATTAGCAGAACGCGGACTAGTCGTTGTGACCTTTGCTTGGGTATCGCAAAATATCCCTGGAATGGTTGCGCTGACTCCTGGTGTCGATCTCAAAAATCTAGCTCCCAATACTTATGGTACTGCTCCAACTGCTTCTGCTTTACCGACGCTCTTAGCTGAGTTGGAGCGTTTACAATCCCAAGGAGTTCTCGCTGGCTTACTCGATTTACAAAATATCATTTTAGGGGGGCATTCTGCTGGAGGTAGAGTCGCACTTGAAAGCGCCAATCCACAGTTTTTTCCGCAAGTTGTCGCAGCTTTTGCTTATGGCGCTCATACAGCAGCAATTTTACAGCTAGGATATCCACCAAACACAATTTTGCCCTTACCTGATGCTTTACCTTTAATGTTAATTGGAGGAACCTGTGATGGAGTGATTGCCAAAAGCAGCCATCGCTACGGAGTTGATTGGGAACAAGCAACAACCCCAATTGTACGTACATTTAAGGAGGCGATCGCAGCCAACAGAGGTGATAGTTATCTTCTTCTTTTAGAAGGAGCGAACCATTTTTCGATAGCACATCCGTTTGATTCTACAACAGGTAGACCTTTCTTAGATTTTCCGGCAACTCAACCAGAAGCACAATTAAGGAATTTAATCGCAGAAGCAATTGGTTTATTTATTGAGGCTCATGTTTGTCATCAATCTACTGCTATAGAAACTCTCAATCAACACTTAGTGTCTCACAACCCCTTAATTGCTTCATTTGAACGCAAGTAG
- a CDS encoding chemotaxis protein CheB has product MGLVTLAVITVAQTQHRILSHFPNVAFNVVAIAASQGGLRAISEILSALPASFPAAIIIVQHLYPSCPSYMAEILSRRTALHVKQATSGDLLRPGVVYVPVPNFHLVVKPDGTLSLSDRAKVNFVRPSADILFRSVATSYQARAIAVVLSGKDSDGALGVLTIKKYGGIAIAQDKSSCECFGMPQAAINTGKIDFILNPQAIGSTLLNLVAESAA; this is encoded by the coding sequence ATGGGACTAGTAACGTTAGCTGTGATAACAGTGGCTCAAACGCAACACCGAATTCTGTCCCACTTCCCCAATGTTGCTTTTAATGTAGTAGCGATCGCAGCTTCTCAAGGTGGGTTGCGAGCTATTAGCGAAATCTTATCTGCTTTGCCTGCATCGTTTCCGGCAGCGATCATAATTGTGCAGCACTTGTATCCTAGTTGTCCTAGCTATATGGCTGAAATCCTCAGTCGCCGTACTGCTTTACACGTAAAACAGGCAACATCAGGAGATTTATTACGTCCAGGAGTAGTTTACGTTCCAGTACCAAACTTTCACCTTGTAGTCAAACCAGATGGCACGCTTTCCCTCAGTGATAGAGCAAAAGTTAACTTTGTTCGTCCTAGTGCAGATATCCTATTTCGGTCGGTTGCTACGAGTTACCAAGCACGAGCGATCGCTGTAGTTCTTTCAGGTAAAGATAGTGATGGCGCGCTAGGAGTGCTGACAATTAAAAAGTATGGTGGCATCGCGATTGCTCAAGACAAAAGTAGCTGCGAGTGTTTTGGTATGCCTCAAGCAGCAATCAACACAGGCAAAATAGATTTTATCCTCAATCCACAGGCGATCGGATCTACTCTACTAAATCTAGTAGCAGAATCAGCGGCGTAA
- a CDS encoding DUF4383 domain-containing protein, translated as MATKQNFWSGLQNQIDSTKIRYFALITGILFLLLGIAGFVPGLVSLPAGAPQVAVDAPRLALDSGYGYVLGLFPTNSLHNAVHIVVGLLGIAAYTSASGALTFTRGYAIAYALIALMGLFPFSNTTFGLMPIYGNNVWLNGITAAIAFSFLAFSKPTETSTTSTSTNV; from the coding sequence ATGGCTACTAAACAAAATTTTTGGAGTGGACTACAAAATCAAATTGATAGTACAAAAATCCGTTATTTCGCCTTGATTACAGGAATTCTTTTTCTGCTATTGGGCATAGCGGGCTTCGTCCCAGGACTTGTTTCACTACCAGCCGGTGCCCCCCAAGTTGCAGTTGATGCACCGAGATTAGCACTTGATAGTGGATATGGCTATGTACTAGGGTTATTTCCTACCAATTCCTTACATAATGCAGTTCATATTGTAGTCGGGCTGTTAGGAATCGCTGCTTACACCAGTGCTAGTGGTGCGCTGACATTTACTCGCGGTTATGCGATCGCCTATGCACTCATCGCTTTGATGGGTTTATTTCCTTTTTCCAACACAACTTTTGGTTTGATGCCTATTTACGGAAATAATGTGTGGTTGAATGGAATTACTGCGGCGATCGCGTTTTCCTTTCTTGCCTTTAGTAAACCAACAGAGACAAGTACTACATCTACCTCTACTAATGTATAA
- a CDS encoding heme peroxidase family protein has translation MNIQQKNQSKIQGFTPRRPAGERVGRMHGFGPRKEDNQPIGQFVPTGKFGRLFPELRPLAPANKSLEEFQKSLEALGNAMSDPKFPDDPSENDPAGDNKTVPAGYTYLGQFIDHDITFDITSLQETLNDPLALRNFRTPMLDLDSLYGAGPEVQPYLYELERPEFFLIGQTTESPTGRQGEQLGILPNDIPRASSKLGLLGDPRNDENLIVSQLHLAFLKFHNKVVQGIQDDTIQQESPIRKSAFEEARDLVIWHYQWIVLHDFLKRILDNEQLNLVLNQGPSFYKPQGDAFIPLEFSVAAYRLGHSMVRTAYDYNRVFTFLETDSKFDSATLQLLFEFTAKSGRRDTPLGLNPTLPSNWIIDWRRFFEIDSNVPVGLSRKLDPLLVDPLKDLPNVPEPRSLAVRNLLRGLKVGLPPGQSVAKLMGFQPLSPADIATGEDGKVAKEHGFDLESPLWYYILKEAEIQGNGEHLGKVGSRIVAEVFVGLLQKDSSSFLVRKPDWKPTLPAQNPGTFTMADLLRFVSDINPVGD, from the coding sequence ATGAATATACAGCAAAAAAATCAAAGCAAAATTCAAGGTTTTACTCCACGTAGACCTGCGGGAGAACGTGTTGGGAGAATGCATGGCTTTGGTCCGCGCAAAGAAGACAATCAACCAATTGGTCAATTTGTCCCTACAGGAAAGTTTGGTAGATTATTTCCGGAACTACGTCCGCTAGCACCTGCAAATAAAAGTTTAGAAGAGTTTCAAAAGAGTTTGGAAGCCCTAGGAAATGCCATGAGCGATCCTAAATTTCCAGACGATCCGAGTGAAAATGATCCTGCAGGCGACAATAAAACAGTTCCTGCAGGTTATACATATTTAGGTCAATTTATCGACCACGACATTACTTTTGATATCACTTCGCTGCAAGAAACACTTAACGATCCTTTAGCCCTCAGAAACTTTCGCACCCCTATGCTTGACCTAGATAGCCTTTATGGTGCAGGTCCAGAGGTGCAACCCTATCTCTACGAACTGGAAAGACCAGAATTTTTCTTAATCGGACAAACAACTGAAAGCCCTACAGGAAGACAAGGCGAACAATTAGGCATACTACCAAATGATATTCCTCGCGCCTCAAGTAAGCTAGGGCTACTCGGCGATCCTCGTAATGATGAAAATCTGATTGTTTCCCAATTACATCTTGCGTTCCTCAAATTCCACAATAAGGTAGTGCAAGGCATTCAAGATGACACAATTCAACAAGAATCTCCTATCCGTAAGTCTGCGTTTGAAGAAGCCAGAGATTTAGTTATTTGGCACTATCAATGGATTGTTCTTCATGATTTTCTCAAGCGTATTCTTGACAACGAACAACTCAATCTTGTCCTCAACCAGGGACCATCTTTCTACAAACCTCAAGGCGATGCATTTATTCCCCTAGAGTTTTCTGTTGCGGCTTATCGCCTCGGACACAGTATGGTACGTACTGCTTATGATTATAACCGCGTCTTTACCTTCCTAGAAACAGATAGCAAGTTTGACAGTGCCACACTCCAACTCCTCTTTGAATTTACTGCCAAATCAGGAAGAAGAGATACACCGCTAGGACTTAACCCCACACTTCCTAGTAACTGGATTATTGATTGGAGAAGGTTTTTTGAAATTGATTCAAACGTACCAGTAGGTTTAAGTCGTAAATTAGATCCTTTACTTGTTGACCCGCTTAAAGACTTGCCAAACGTTCCAGAACCGAGATCTTTAGCAGTAAGAAACTTACTACGCGGACTAAAAGTAGGTTTACCACCTGGTCAAAGTGTTGCCAAATTAATGGGATTTCAACCCTTATCACCTGCCGATATTGCAACAGGAGAAGATGGCAAAGTTGCTAAAGAACATGGTTTTGATCTTGAATCTCCTTTGTGGTATTACATTCTTAAAGAAGCAGAAATTCAAGGCAACGGCGAACATTTAGGAAAAGTAGGCAGCCGCATTGTTGCTGAAGTTTTTGTTGGTTTATTGCAAAAAGATAGTAGTTCATTCTTAGTGAGAAAACCTGATTGGAAACCAACACTTCCTGCACAAAATCCAGGAACATTTACAATGGCTGATTTACTCAGGTTTGTTAGTGATATTAATCCAGTTGGTGATTAA
- a CDS encoding dihydroorotate dehydrogenase-like protein — MDLTTTYLGLTLRSPLIPAASPLSEDIDNLKLMEDAGAAAIVLHSLFEEQLRSQRQEAYDLTHSSVTSANTAFRGGSEEYLNHIRRAKEHVNIPIIASLNGSSVGGWTNYARQIEQAGADALELNVYYVPTDMEVTGEQIEQTYINILRAVKASVSIPVAIKLSPYFTNMANMAKRLDDAGADALVLFNRFYQPDINLKTLAVEPNVLLSTPQAMRLPLRWIAILSGRINASLAATSGIHTGQDVVKLLMVGANVTMLCSVLLQHGILHLHAIERELEQWLTEHEYESLQQLQGTLSQKNSPDQSAFERAQYVRSLQTYKPEWARIYESSYYFG; from the coding sequence ATGGACTTAACAACAACTTATCTAGGGTTAACACTGCGATCGCCATTGATTCCAGCAGCATCACCCTTATCAGAAGATATTGATAACCTCAAACTGATGGAAGATGCAGGTGCAGCTGCTATTGTCTTGCATTCACTTTTTGAGGAACAACTACGTTCACAACGCCAAGAAGCCTACGATCTTACGCACAGTAGTGTCACTTCTGCCAACACTGCATTTCGCGGTGGTTCTGAAGAATATCTTAATCACATCCGTCGCGCTAAAGAACACGTCAATATTCCCATCATTGCTAGTCTTAATGGTTCATCGGTTGGTGGTTGGACAAATTATGCTCGACAAATTGAGCAAGCGGGTGCAGATGCGCTAGAACTCAACGTCTACTATGTTCCTACCGATATGGAAGTGACGGGCGAGCAGATCGAGCAAACTTATATTAATATTCTGCGAGCAGTTAAAGCATCGGTGTCGATTCCTGTGGCAATTAAGCTTAGCCCTTACTTTACCAACATGGCAAACATGGCAAAGCGATTAGATGATGCAGGTGCAGACGCTTTAGTCTTGTTCAATCGCTTTTATCAACCAGATATTAATCTCAAAACTCTCGCAGTTGAGCCGAATGTTCTATTAAGCACACCCCAAGCCATGCGCTTACCGCTACGCTGGATTGCAATTTTATCCGGACGCATCAACGCTAGCTTAGCTGCAACAAGTGGAATTCACACTGGGCAAGATGTAGTTAAACTACTGATGGTAGGAGCTAATGTGACAATGCTGTGTTCAGTCCTCTTGCAGCATGGCATTCTTCACCTACACGCAATTGAGCGAGAACTAGAGCAATGGCTGACAGAACACGAGTATGAATCGCTACAGCAATTGCAAGGAACTTTAAGTCAGAAAAATTCTCCCGATCAAAGTGCATTTGAAAGAGCGCAGTACGTGCGATCGCTCCAAACATACAAACCTGAATGGGCACGCATTTACGAATCATCTTACTACTTTGGCTAA
- a CDS encoding iron-containing redox enzyme family protein, which yields MISRKNGYKSRAKIKKQVIARKYAQTEQQLNALIKLEELDERIQAQPWMVSEFEVVLEDAIAAAYQSKADCILARHFLHRLLYRINRLKLFWYDNLQHYTNERSIYLHLCREKIETAWQQWELAHIGVLSLQTLDVQEILLERANCDRNSCTSEQAYYLQQEMTDIEYRKLLAIASFNSLQARNKFFRTLTNAVNEVESKLTQLLLEDYSSSYLSTQHSTLFTQMLGELQLDSTPEAYFNIVPYEVLAYANHNFLLSDCKRLFLRCIGGLIYSEMTKSTMYRHYLVAAQRLGLPATTSYWELYLTEDESYKRRILEEVAFPLIEKYPASAWELLLGYEQQKYISKRASAATLVSCREVPTNVCHI from the coding sequence ATGATTTCTCGTAAAAATGGCTATAAATCAAGGGCTAAGATTAAAAAACAAGTAATTGCTCGGAAATATGCTCAAACTGAGCAGCAACTCAATGCACTCATAAAGTTAGAAGAATTAGATGAGCGAATCCAAGCACAACCTTGGATGGTTAGTGAGTTTGAAGTAGTTCTTGAAGACGCAATTGCCGCAGCCTATCAATCGAAAGCAGACTGTATTTTAGCTCGACATTTCTTGCACCGTTTACTGTATCGCATTAATCGATTAAAGCTGTTTTGGTATGACAATTTACAGCATTATACAAATGAGAGGTCAATTTACCTGCATTTGTGCCGTGAAAAAATTGAGACTGCTTGGCAACAGTGGGAACTCGCCCATATTGGCGTATTATCGCTGCAAACGTTAGATGTTCAGGAAATTTTACTCGAAAGGGCTAACTGCGATCGCAACTCCTGTACTTCTGAACAAGCATATTACCTACAGCAGGAGATGACTGATATTGAATACCGCAAACTGCTGGCGATCGCATCTTTCAATTCTTTACAAGCAAGAAACAAGTTTTTTCGCACGCTGACTAATGCAGTTAACGAAGTCGAGTCAAAGCTAACACAACTGTTACTAGAAGACTACAGCAGCAGTTACTTAAGTACTCAGCATTCGACATTATTTACGCAAATGCTAGGTGAGTTACAGCTAGACAGCACTCCAGAAGCATATTTCAACATTGTCCCTTATGAAGTACTTGCTTATGCCAATCACAACTTTCTCTTAAGTGACTGCAAACGTTTGTTTCTCCGTTGCATCGGCGGTCTGATTTATTCAGAAATGACAAAATCTACAATGTACAGACATTACTTAGTTGCTGCACAACGACTAGGGCTACCAGCTACCACGAGTTATTGGGAACTGTATCTTACAGAAGATGAATCCTACAAACGCCGAATCCTAGAAGAAGTCGCTTTTCCATTAATAGAAAAATATCCTGCAAGTGCGTGGGAATTGCTGCTAGGGTATGAACAACAGAAGTACATCAGCAAGCGTGCAAGTGCTGCTACACTAGTTTCCTGCCGAGAAGTTCCTACAAATGTATGTCATATTTAG